In one window of Mercurialis annua linkage group LG4, ddMerAnnu1.2, whole genome shotgun sequence DNA:
- the LOC126678217 gene encoding uncharacterized protein LOC126678217: MKCQRIKVDEPFIPASEDDATRVQHLLADPKPDHVSVDGVFSFGKENSWKRLGFEDFSNGFGFGLERDWGGLNHSNTRGQDEMELGVLDGLLDGVDEVDDFHAANDISGACEDFLLDVELAGKISDLDFAPYRRPHIRNSSSESRSPGFNGSSNAAPGLSESTRTIIVESESKNNSLEKKLVKCELNDFCGGKWEYQALGTEDAIMTSRDSEKLDALADDPKHFESGISSDENEKEAIQAGKISNLLRQKRVRKPTKRFIEEFLAPKSKHFVETEKSLGASSKNIKRLKIKSLEEQSERASTYVSKESSLIETITQETLDDDEKLSDLRSKCLTARKKNSALNDEDLRIRSQNGFNCVREFKSAPRDECLEVTKTQAAYKSWSRRRRQKKNPSVSDSDDEYTASESKDDRAKRRRSKKGADRRKNQRMWTPSEVSRLIDGISQYGTGRWTDIKRLFFPSSTYRTPIDLRDKWRNLLRASSVEKESKKESEQKLKQNMCPLPKSVVRRIRELASLHPYPRFTPGGRYIRKKKN, from the exons ATAAAAGTTGATGAACCTTTCATTCCTGCATCAGAAGATGATGCAACAAGAGTGCAGCATTTACTTGCAGATCCTAAACCTGATCATGTTTCTGTAGATGGCGTATTCTCTTTTGGTAAAGAGAATTCATGGAAGCGTTtgggatttgaggatttttcCAATGGGTTTGGTTTTGGACTAGAAAGAGATTGGG GTGGACTGAATCATAGTAACACTCGAGGGCAAGATGAAATGGAGCTTGGA GTTCTTGATGGGCTGTTGGATGGGGTTGATGAAGTAGATGATTTTCATGCAGCAAATGACATTTCTGGGGCCTGTGAAGATTTTCTTTTGG ACGTTGAATTGGCTGGAAAGATCTCTGACCTGGATTTTGCTCCATACAGAAGACCACATATAAGAAACTCGAGTTCAGAAAGTCGATCTCCAGGATTTAATGGAAGTAGCAATGCTGCTCCTGGATTGTCAGAATCCACAAGAACTATTATTGTAGAATCTGAATCCAAGAATAATTCACTTGAGAAGAAATTGGTCAAATGTGAGCTAAATGATTTTTGCGGTGGCAAATGGGAATATCAAGCACTAGGTACAGAAGATGCAATTATGACTTCACGTGATTCAGAAAAACTCGATGCATTGGCTGATGATCCAAAGCATTTTGAAAGTGGCATTTCATCGGATGAAAATGAGAAGGAAGCTATCCAAGCAGGAAAAATCAGTAATCTTCTTAGACAGAAGAGAGTACGTAAGCCTACTAAgaggtttattgaagaatttttaGCTCCAAAGTCGAAACATTTTGTAGAAACAGAAAAAAGTTTAGGTGCTTCCTCAAAAAATATTAAGCGCTTGAAGATCAAATCTCTCGAGGAACAGAGTGAGAGAGCATCTACATATGTATCCAAGGAGTCGTCTTTAATTGAGACTATTACTCAGGAAACACTGGATGATGATGAAAAATTGTCAGATCTGAGGTCCAAGTGTCTGACTGcaaggaaaaaaaattctgCTTTAAATGATGAAGACTTAAGGATTAGATCTCAGAATGGATTTAATTGTGTGAGAGAGTTCAAATCTGCTCCAAGAGACGAGTGTCTTGAAGTAACTAAAACCCAAGCAGCATATAAGTCTTGGTCAAGGAGGAGACGGCAAAAAAAAAACCCTTCTGTTTCG GACTCTGATGATGAGTATACTGCATCTGAGTCTAAAGATGATCGTGCAAAGAGAAGAAGATCTAAGAAAGGTGCTGATCGGAGAAAGAATCAAAGAATGTGGACTCCTTCTGAGGTGTCGAGGTTGATTGATGGTATTTCTCAGTATGGAACTGGGAGATGGACTGATATAAAGAGATTATTTTTCCCCTCATCCACGTATCGCACACCTATAGATCTAAGG GATAAATGGAGAAATCTTCTAAGAGCTAGCTCTGTAGAGAAAGAGAGCAAGAAAGAG TCTGAACAAAAGCTCAAGCAAAATATGTGCCCCTTGCCAAAGTCTGTGGTGCGCCGAATTCGGGAACTAGCGTCGCTTCATCCATATCCGAGGTTCACTCCTGGTGGTAGGTACATACGTAAAAAGAAGAATTGA